A single region of the Biomaibacter acetigenes genome encodes:
- a CDS encoding YfcC family protein — translation MATNENKPKYSFKIPHTFVIMFTIIVLAAIFTWIIPAGQYDRVENPTTHKVTVVPGSFKFIESTPVGFFSTFVAVQKGMVDAAPIIFFIFIVYASFYIVIKTGTLNNAIAHAIRKMKGKEQLMIPISMYIFGLAGAIFGMFEETFGFIPILVSLAIALGYDALVGMCMVSFGVAMGFAAAFMNPFTIGVAQGIANLPLFSGLGFRIVSFLVFETLAVWWTMRYASKIKKNPAASLVKDIDYSAFKLNQDDLNAKFTGRQMVILGIVGLTIVMLVYGVLKLGWYIDELAGLFLIMGIVCGLIGGFTPSKIAEYFIEGCKDMVFGAFAVGLGRGILMVMNQGHITDTVVFALSQPLSLFPKWVAAEGMLFVQTLINFLIPSGSGQAAVTMPIMAPLSDVLHITRQTAVLAFQYGDGFSNVFWPTTLLPVICSIAKIPLDRWWKFFTPFFFLIFIVQMIFIAVAVAINLGPF, via the coding sequence ATGGCAACCAACGAAAACAAGCCCAAATACAGCTTTAAAATCCCCCATACTTTCGTAATCATGTTTACCATAATAGTTCTTGCCGCCATTTTTACATGGATAATTCCCGCGGGCCAGTATGACAGGGTGGAAAATCCCACAACCCACAAGGTGACCGTGGTACCCGGCTCATTTAAGTTTATAGAATCTACTCCCGTAGGATTCTTCAGCACTTTTGTGGCGGTTCAAAAGGGAATGGTGGATGCGGCGCCAATCATCTTCTTTATTTTTATCGTATATGCCTCATTTTATATTGTCATTAAGACCGGAACGCTGAACAACGCCATCGCCCATGCCATCAGAAAAATGAAAGGCAAAGAGCAGTTAATGATCCCGATTTCCATGTACATATTCGGCCTGGCGGGAGCCATATTCGGAATGTTTGAGGAGACCTTCGGATTTATTCCCATTCTTGTCTCTCTCGCCATCGCTCTCGGTTACGACGCCCTGGTGGGCATGTGCATGGTTTCTTTCGGGGTGGCTATGGGGTTTGCCGCAGCCTTTATGAACCCCTTTACCATCGGAGTCGCCCAGGGCATTGCAAATCTTCCGCTTTTTTCAGGCCTCGGTTTTAGAATTGTAAGCTTTTTAGTCTTCGAGACCCTTGCCGTGTGGTGGACCATGAGGTATGCTTCAAAGATAAAGAAAAACCCTGCGGCAAGTCTTGTAAAGGATATCGACTATTCTGCTTTCAAATTGAACCAGGATGATTTGAATGCAAAATTTACGGGTCGCCAGATGGTCATTCTGGGTATCGTCGGTTTGACCATAGTCATGCTGGTCTACGGTGTTTTAAAACTGGGATGGTATATCGATGAGCTCGCCGGCCTTTTCCTCATCATGGGCATAGTATGCGGCCTCATCGGCGGCTTTACTCCCAGCAAAATAGCCGAATACTTTATTGAAGGCTGTAAGGATATGGTATTCGGAGCCTTTGCGGTGGGTCTCGGACGTGGCATCCTGATGGTGATGAATCAGGGCCATATTACCGATACCGTTGTATTTGCACTGTCACAGCCCCTTTCCCTCTTTCCGAAATGGGTGGCCGCCGAAGGCATGCTTTTCGTCCAGACGCTGATTAATTTTCTGATACCTTCCGGCAGCGGCCAGGCAGCCGTCACCATGCCCATCATGGCGCCTCTTTCCGATGTGCTGCATATCACCCGGCAGACTGCGGTGCTGGCTTTCCAGTACGGCGACGGCTTCTCCAATGTTTTCTGGCCCACGACTCTTCTGCCGGTCATATGCAGCATAGCCAAAATTCCCCTCGATCGCTGGTGGAAATTCTTCACGCCTTTCTTTTTCCTGATATTTATTGTCCAGATGATTTTCATCGCCGTGGCAGTGGCCATAAATTTGGGACCATTTTGA
- a CDS encoding N-acyl-D-amino-acid deacylase family protein yields MKIVIKGGRVIDPETSFDRITDITVSDGKISRIGDTSETADCAINAEGKVVCPGFIDIHMHEDRITSQDTHKIFKTRALECMLNMGVTTAVGGNCGESPEDFGQYAGMLERAGMPVNFCCFMGHKTLRELVDLNDPYIPASDRHIEEMKSLLKKALQDGVVGISFGLEYTPGASTEEIIALGNVLHGFENRLMAAHYRYDADRGIEALQELIDISGENHLPMQISHLGSCCAFGNMKEGLALIDNAKRRGIDVEADCYPYAAFSTTIGSPVFDPGCFERWKSSYGAVLVAEGKYRGYYCDEYIFEDLRKHYPETIVVAFVMNQNEVMEAIQHPGIMVASDGYIHDGQGHPRVAGTFPKVLGRFVREEKTLDLIEALSKMTILPAKRLNFSKKGRIQEGCDADIVIFDPEQIIDRATFEKPLESPSGIEWVIVNGEVALQKSHPVNNQNGKIIRFGGA; encoded by the coding sequence ATGAAAATAGTCATTAAAGGCGGCAGGGTTATTGATCCGGAAACATCATTTGACAGGATAACGGATATAACCGTATCCGACGGAAAAATTTCACGCATCGGCGACACATCCGAGACAGCAGATTGTGCGATTAATGCTGAAGGCAAAGTTGTATGCCCGGGTTTTATCGACATCCACATGCATGAAGATAGAATAACCTCGCAAGATACCCATAAAATATTTAAGACCCGGGCCCTGGAATGCATGCTGAACATGGGTGTCACGACGGCGGTGGGAGGCAACTGCGGAGAAAGTCCCGAAGACTTCGGGCAGTATGCCGGGATGCTTGAAAGAGCAGGAATGCCGGTAAATTTCTGCTGTTTCATGGGCCATAAAACCCTGAGAGAACTGGTGGACCTTAATGATCCGTATATTCCCGCATCTGACAGGCATATAGAAGAAATGAAGTCATTATTGAAAAAAGCCCTGCAGGATGGAGTCGTCGGCATTTCCTTCGGCCTGGAATATACTCCCGGAGCTTCCACCGAAGAAATCATAGCTTTGGGGAATGTCCTTCACGGATTTGAAAACCGCCTCATGGCAGCCCATTATCGTTATGATGCGGACAGGGGAATAGAGGCCCTTCAGGAGTTAATTGACATATCCGGTGAAAACCATCTCCCCATGCAAATATCCCATCTGGGAAGCTGCTGCGCTTTCGGCAATATGAAAGAAGGATTGGCGCTTATCGACAATGCAAAACGGCGGGGAATAGACGTGGAAGCCGACTGCTACCCTTATGCCGCCTTTAGTACCACCATAGGCTCGCCGGTCTTTGATCCCGGCTGTTTTGAAAGGTGGAAGAGCAGTTATGGTGCCGTTCTGGTAGCGGAGGGAAAATACAGGGGATATTACTGCGATGAATACATTTTTGAGGACCTGAGAAAACACTATCCCGAAACTATTGTGGTGGCATTTGTAATGAACCAAAACGAAGTCATGGAAGCCATACAGCATCCCGGTATAATGGTGGCCAGCGACGGTTACATCCATGACGGCCAGGGCCATCCCCGGGTGGCCGGTACTTTTCCAAAAGTGCTGGGCCGATTCGTAAGAGAAGAAAAGACGCTGGACTTAATTGAAGCCCTTTCTAAAATGACCATTCTGCCTGCAAAGAGGCTAAATTTTTCCAAAAAAGGCAGGATTCAGGAAGGATGCGATGCGGACATTGTCATATTTGACCCAGAACAAATCATAGATAGGGCCACTTTCGAAAAGCCTCTGGAATCACCTTCAGGAATCGAATGGGTTATCGTCAATGGCGAAGTCGCACTGCAAAAAAGTCATCCCGTTAATAATCAAAATGGAAAAATAATAAGATTTGGAGGAGCATAA